A genome region from Macrotis lagotis isolate mMagLag1 chromosome 4, bilby.v1.9.chrom.fasta, whole genome shotgun sequence includes the following:
- the LOC141521434 gene encoding stAR-related lipid transfer protein 5-like isoform X3 → MDPAQAAETSGLVSEKMLQYRRDESGWKTCRSGKGVTISWRPSTEFPGNLYKGEGIIYGNPEEVWKFLAPADNGLRAKWDDNVKEFQVLEVIKDDLFVTRTISPSAAMKLISPRDFVDLVLVKKYDDGTVVSNATYVDYPSCPPQAGYVRGFNHPCGCFCEPVPGMKSLKRST, encoded by the exons ATGGACCCTGCTCAGGCGGCAGAGACGTCCGGTTTAGTGTCGGAGAAAATGCTCCAGTACAGGAGGGACGAGAGTGGATGGAAGACGTGTCGCAGCGGC AAAGGAGTTACGATTTCTTGGAGGCCTTCTACAGAATTTCCTGGAAATCT GTACAAAGGAGAAGGAATAATATATGGCAACCCTGAAGAGGTGTGGAAATTCTTAGCACCAGCAGATAATGGACTACGGGCAAAATGGGATGATAATGTAAAAGAATTTCAAGTTCTTGAAGTGATCAAAGAT GATCTTTTTGTAACCAGAACAATCTCACCATCAGCTGCCATGAAACTTATTTCTCCTAGAGATTTCGTAGATCTGGTACTAGTCAAGAAATATGATGATGGAACTGTAGTTTCTAATG CTACCTATGTGGACTATCCATCTTGTCCTCCACAGGCAGGTTACGTGAGAGGCTTTAATCATCCCTGCGGTTGCTTTTGTGAACCTGTTCCAgg CATGAAGTCACTGAAGAGATCCACTTGA
- the LOC141521434 gene encoding stAR-related lipid transfer protein 5-like isoform X1, with the protein MDPAQAAETSGLVSEKMLQYRRDESGWKTCRSGKGVTISWRPSTEFPGNLYKGEGIIYGNPEEVWKFLAPADNGLRAKWDDNVKEFQVLEVIKDDLFVTRTISPSAAMKLISPRDFVDLVLVKKYDDGTVVSNATYVDYPSCPPQAGYVRGFNHPCGCFCEPVPGEPDKARIVSFFQTDLSGYLPQNVVNSFFPHSMAEFYNNLQKAVNKLQE; encoded by the exons ATGGACCCTGCTCAGGCGGCAGAGACGTCCGGTTTAGTGTCGGAGAAAATGCTCCAGTACAGGAGGGACGAGAGTGGATGGAAGACGTGTCGCAGCGGC AAAGGAGTTACGATTTCTTGGAGGCCTTCTACAGAATTTCCTGGAAATCT GTACAAAGGAGAAGGAATAATATATGGCAACCCTGAAGAGGTGTGGAAATTCTTAGCACCAGCAGATAATGGACTACGGGCAAAATGGGATGATAATGTAAAAGAATTTCAAGTTCTTGAAGTGATCAAAGAT GATCTTTTTGTAACCAGAACAATCTCACCATCAGCTGCCATGAAACTTATTTCTCCTAGAGATTTCGTAGATCTGGTACTAGTCAAGAAATATGATGATGGAACTGTAGTTTCTAATG CTACCTATGTGGACTATCCATCTTGTCCTCCACAGGCAGGTTACGTGAGAGGCTTTAATCATCCCTGCGGTTGCTTTTGTGAACCTGTTCCAgg gGAACCTGACAAGGCCCGTATTGTCAGTTTCTTTCAGACTGACCTCAGTGGCTACCTTCCTCAGAATGTGGTGAACTCCTTTTTCCCTCACAGTATGGCTGAATTTTACAATAATCTTCAAAAAGCAGTGAACAAACTTCAAGAATGA
- the LOC141521434 gene encoding stAR-related lipid transfer protein 5-like isoform X2, translated as MDPAQAAETSGLVSEKMLQYRRDESGWKTCRSGKGVTISWRPSTEFPGNLYKGEGIIYGNPEEVWKFLAPADNGLRAKWDDNVKEFQVLEVIKDDLFVTRTISPSAAMKLISPRDFVDLVLVKKYDDGTVVSNATYVDYPSCPPQAGYVRGFNHPCGCFCEPVPGQFNTDSSPH; from the exons ATGGACCCTGCTCAGGCGGCAGAGACGTCCGGTTTAGTGTCGGAGAAAATGCTCCAGTACAGGAGGGACGAGAGTGGATGGAAGACGTGTCGCAGCGGC AAAGGAGTTACGATTTCTTGGAGGCCTTCTACAGAATTTCCTGGAAATCT GTACAAAGGAGAAGGAATAATATATGGCAACCCTGAAGAGGTGTGGAAATTCTTAGCACCAGCAGATAATGGACTACGGGCAAAATGGGATGATAATGTAAAAGAATTTCAAGTTCTTGAAGTGATCAAAGAT GATCTTTTTGTAACCAGAACAATCTCACCATCAGCTGCCATGAAACTTATTTCTCCTAGAGATTTCGTAGATCTGGTACTAGTCAAGAAATATGATGATGGAACTGTAGTTTCTAATG CTACCTATGTGGACTATCCATCTTGTCCTCCACAGGCAGGTTACGTGAGAGGCTTTAATCATCCCTGCGGTTGCTTTTGTGAACCTGTTCCAgg TCAATTCAACACTGACTCCTCCCCTCATTGA